A stretch of DNA from Brevibacillus ruminantium:
TAAGCGGATGGGAAATCAATTGCGTGAAGACTTTATAGGGAATCGTGGAAAAATGGGCACCGCGACGGGCAGCTTCCGTGACATGGACCGGATGGCGAACCGAAGCCGCAATGATCTCGGTATCAATCCCGTGAACCGAGAAGATTTCAGCGATATCTTCGATCAATTGCATGCCGTCATGGCCAATATCATCGAGACGCCCCAGGAATGGGGATACATACGTGGCTCCGGCACGAGCTGCCAACAGAGCCTGATTTGCGGAAAAGACCAACGTCACATTGGTGCGAATCTTCCGTTTGGAGAAATACTTGACTGCTTTCAAGCCTTCCGCCGTCATCGGAACCTTGACGACGATGTTCTTGGACAGAGCCGCCAGCTTTTCCCCTTCTTCAATCATTCCCTTTGCATCCGTGCTGATGACCTCGGCACTGATGGGACCATCCACGATATCGATAATCTCTTTTAACGTTTCGATAAAATCGCGGCCTTCTTTGGCAACAAGAGACGGGTTGGTCGTGACGCCTGCCACTACACCCCACTCATGAATTTCGCGAATCTCATCGACGTTTGCTGTATCAATTAAAAAGCGCATGGTGGACCTCCCTTGGTTTACGCGCGGTTGCTGCTGCCGAACAGGCGCATTTTGCCTTTGACAACTTCCTTGATCGCATCACGAGCAGGGCCGAGATATTTGCGTGGATCGATCTCATTCGGCTTGGCTGCCAGGACCTTGCGGATCGTTTCCGTGCATGCGACTTGGCTTTCTGTATTTACGTTAATTTTTC
This window harbors:
- the fsa gene encoding fructose-6-phosphate aldolase; the encoded protein is MRFLIDTANVDEIREIHEWGVVAGVTTNPSLVAKEGRDFIETLKEIIDIVDGPISAEVISTDAKGMIEEGEKLAALSKNIVVKVPMTAEGLKAVKYFSKRKIRTNVTLVFSANQALLAARAGATYVSPFLGRLDDIGHDGMQLIEDIAEIFSVHGIDTEIIAASVRHPVHVTEAARRGAHFSTIPYKVFTQLISHPLTDSGLQKFLADWANMQK